From a region of the Thermomonas sp. HDW16 genome:
- a CDS encoding TIGR00341 family protein, giving the protein MNSRFDFPSLPALWRWARQWRQNQLVETCDRVDVLDHVHDAGHLAPRYAFMIVMSCGIATLGLLQNSAAVIIGAMLISPLMGPIIGLGMGLATFDLRSIRESLLTLLVGIGLALTISILIVWMSPLKAATSEILARTEPTFFDLLVAVFSGLAGAYATVTRKGEAIVGVAIATALMPPLAVVGYGIAVLNWNIAGGAAFLFMTNLLAIALSVTIVARLYGFGGSDSPKQTAWQAGLIIVSFLLLSIPLGLALKRIALQSQTELIVRSTLDAKAQEFAGRVNGLRVDSSGDGVAVEAVVLMPKHVAGIDAQLQLLLGEKLGRPVTVRVQEVLTADDASFAQQQGTLAELRRSVTALQDAESVRGAQQRAIADERAGLQASLLPYLGRMQRSADGSYWELWVAPDTHMSLARAARIETEVNAARKQGAPTLRVYPPLQALPAIALGTTTADAPGPDAASANTLATQAWALQRWRASAVDAQLSTRDDAQAEAWTAALRSALSLRGIALGDIERSRTGEARLQLALPTQ; this is encoded by the coding sequence ATGAACTCCCGCTTCGATTTTCCCTCGCTGCCCGCGTTGTGGCGCTGGGCACGGCAGTGGCGCCAGAACCAACTGGTGGAAACCTGCGACCGCGTGGACGTACTCGACCATGTCCACGACGCCGGCCACCTGGCGCCGCGCTACGCCTTCATGATCGTGATGTCCTGCGGCATCGCCACCCTGGGCCTGCTGCAGAACTCGGCGGCGGTGATCATCGGCGCGATGCTGATCTCCCCGTTGATGGGGCCAATCATCGGCCTGGGCATGGGCCTGGCCACCTTCGATTTGCGCAGCATCCGCGAGTCCCTGCTCACCTTGCTGGTCGGCATCGGCCTGGCGCTGACCATTTCGATCCTGATCGTGTGGATGTCGCCGCTGAAGGCCGCCACCAGCGAGATCCTGGCGCGCACCGAACCGACCTTCTTCGACCTGCTGGTGGCGGTGTTCTCCGGCCTGGCCGGTGCCTACGCCACGGTCACCCGCAAGGGTGAGGCGATCGTCGGCGTGGCGATCGCCACCGCCTTGATGCCGCCGCTGGCCGTGGTCGGTTACGGCATCGCGGTGCTGAACTGGAACATCGCCGGCGGTGCCGCCTTCCTGTTCATGACCAACCTGCTGGCGATCGCGTTGTCGGTCACCATCGTCGCCCGCCTGTACGGCTTCGGCGGTTCCGACAGCCCCAAGCAGACCGCGTGGCAGGCCGGCCTGATCATCGTCAGCTTCCTGCTGCTGTCGATCCCGCTGGGACTGGCGTTGAAGCGCATCGCGCTGCAATCGCAGACCGAACTCATCGTGCGCTCGACCCTGGACGCGAAGGCGCAGGAATTCGCAGGGCGCGTCAACGGGCTGCGGGTGGATTCCAGCGGCGATGGCGTGGCGGTGGAAGCGGTGGTGCTGATGCCGAAGCACGTCGCCGGGATCGACGCGCAACTGCAACTGCTGCTCGGCGAGAAGCTGGGCCGGCCGGTCACGGTGCGCGTGCAGGAAGTGCTGACCGCGGACGATGCCAGCTTCGCCCAGCAACAGGGCACGCTGGCCGAACTGCGGCGCAGCGTGACCGCGCTGCAGGATGCGGAAAGCGTGCGCGGCGCCCAACAGCGCGCGATCGCCGATGAACGCGCCGGCCTGCAAGCCAGCCTGCTGCCCTATCTCGGCCGCATGCAACGCAGTGCGGATGGCAGCTATTGGGAACTGTGGGTGGCCCCGGACACGCATATGTCGCTGGCGCGTGCCGCGCGCATCGAGACCGAAGTCAACGCCGCGCGCAAGCAAGGAGCGCCGACACTACGGGTGTACCCGCCATTGCAGGCGCTGCCTGCGATCGCGCTGGGCACCACCACGGCCGATGCCCCCGGCCCGGACGCCGCCAGCGCGAATACGCTGGCCACCCAAGCATGGGCGCTGCAGCGCTGGCGAGCGAGCGCGGTGGACGCCCAGCTGTCCACACGCGACGACGCCCAAGCCGAAGCGTGGACGGCGGCCTTGCGTTCGGCGCTGTCGTTGCGCGGGATCGCGTTGGGCGATATCGAACGCAGCCGTACCGGCGAAGCGCGCCTGCAGCTTGCTTTGCCCACCCAGTAA
- a CDS encoding biopolymer transporter ExbD, whose translation MAFSSNSGGGAMADINVTPLVDVMLVLLIIFMVTMPIQSVPVDVDLPQKTDKPPENPKEPPDPIELRIDAAGQVFWNNTPTPVSALQQMMRNEVDRDPTNQPELQIDTNEAAEYGILAKVLTAAKNAEMVKIGFVQN comes from the coding sequence ATGGCATTTTCAAGCAATTCCGGCGGTGGCGCGATGGCCGACATCAATGTCACGCCGCTCGTTGACGTGATGCTGGTGCTGCTCATCATCTTCATGGTGACGATGCCGATCCAGTCGGTGCCGGTCGATGTCGACCTGCCGCAGAAGACGGACAAGCCACCGGAGAATCCGAAGGAACCGCCGGATCCGATCGAACTGCGCATCGACGCCGCCGGTCAGGTGTTCTGGAACAACACGCCCACTCCGGTGAGCGCGCTGCAGCAGATGATGCGCAACGAAGTCGATCGCGATCCGACCAACCAGCCGGAACTGCAGATCGACACCAACGAAGCCGCCGAATACGGCATCTTGGCCAAGGTGCTCACCGCCGCCAAGAACGCTGAGATGGTGAAGATCGGCTTCGTGCAGAACTGA
- a CDS encoding biopolymer transporter ExbD: MTASVFASASTATRPAQGAMAGINITPLVDVMLVLLVIFMVTMPIRSDTLALSLPGVAPPSADPKPEPVQLQVQADGSALLDGVRVELPTLAAELRAQRAQAPDAVLSLDSNGEAEYRAFAFALAAAREAGYRDIAIRR; encoded by the coding sequence ATGACTGCGTCCGTCTTCGCTTCGGCTTCGACCGCAACCCGCCCCGCGCAAGGCGCGATGGCCGGCATCAACATCACCCCGCTGGTCGACGTGATGCTGGTGCTGCTGGTGATCTTCATGGTCACCATGCCGATCCGCAGCGACACACTTGCATTGAGCCTGCCAGGCGTCGCTCCGCCCAGCGCGGATCCCAAACCGGAACCCGTCCAGCTGCAAGTGCAGGCCGATGGCAGTGCGCTGCTGGACGGTGTGCGGGTTGAACTGCCGACCTTGGCCGCGGAGCTTCGTGCGCAGCGTGCGCAGGCACCGGATGCCGTTCTCTCGCTGGACAGCAATGGCGAGGCGGAATATCGCGCATTCGCGTTCGCGCTGGCCGCGGCGCGCGAGGCCGGTTACCGCGATATCGCGATCAGGCGCTGA
- a CDS encoding response regulator, translating into MNEKIGFSKELLLVEDNPDDAELTRIAFADTGADYRLRVVSDGAEAVAFLQACTPDELPALVLLDLNLPKLDGREVLQAIRAAPATSTLPVVVLTTSAEPFDVDKVYALGANSYIQKPVEYERFVEVVRQIGLYWLALNQPPTTP; encoded by the coding sequence ATGAACGAGAAGATCGGCTTCAGCAAGGAACTCCTGCTGGTCGAGGACAACCCGGACGATGCGGAGCTGACCCGCATCGCCTTCGCCGATACCGGTGCCGACTACCGGTTGCGGGTGGTCAGTGATGGTGCCGAAGCGGTGGCTTTCCTGCAGGCCTGCACGCCCGATGAACTGCCGGCGCTGGTGCTGTTGGACCTCAACCTGCCCAAGCTCGATGGCCGCGAAGTGCTGCAGGCCATTCGCGCCGCGCCTGCCACCAGCACCCTGCCGGTGGTGGTGCTGACCACCAGCGCCGAGCCCTTCGATGTCGACAAGGTGTACGCACTCGGCGCCAACAGCTACATCCAGAAGCCGGTCGAGTACGAACGCTTTGTCGAGGTGGTGCGGCAGATCGGCCTGTACTGGCTGGCGCTGAACCAGCCGCCAACCACGCCCTGA
- the cls gene encoding cardiolipin synthase produces MHPLLQLWEALWAIPYIGLYLGLGWLAYLLGLGIYIVLQKREPAATISWLVSLAALPYIGFLIYHVFGPQKIRRHRLRRARTRVGMKGEMPVGGDDAVELALLGQATTGLPPTTATRVELLVDGAATYDALIAAIRTARHHVHLEYYIYTPDRSGTALRDALIERARAGVKVRLLLDAVGSSKCNDAFFAELLAAGGELAWFHPMRFGQVWKRPWLNLRTHRKIVVVDGRIGFAGGINITDEENERLRADAYRDLHVQVDGDAVRALQLVFVEDWAYATGNRDFIGDVARAMPPPERGPIPTQVITSGPDSDWEAIHRLHVGAIHAAKRRVWLVTPYFVPGEAAMMALTSAALGGLDVRLLVPKQSDSKLVTFAARSYFDTLLAAGVKVYEYGPRMLHTKALLVDDDLALIGSANFDHRSFRLNFEICLLFRDADVAADLAKLIEREFANAPRARDDRDRSFWRARLPEAFARLLSPLL; encoded by the coding sequence ATGCACCCGTTGCTGCAGCTCTGGGAAGCCCTGTGGGCGATTCCGTACATCGGCCTATACCTGGGCCTGGGCTGGTTGGCGTACCTGCTGGGGCTGGGCATCTACATCGTGCTGCAGAAACGCGAGCCGGCGGCGACGATCAGCTGGCTGGTCAGCCTGGCCGCCCTGCCCTACATCGGCTTCCTGATCTACCACGTGTTCGGCCCGCAGAAGATCCGCCGCCACCGCCTGCGCCGCGCACGCACGCGGGTCGGGATGAAGGGCGAGATGCCGGTAGGCGGCGACGACGCGGTGGAGCTGGCCTTGCTTGGACAGGCGACCACCGGCCTGCCGCCGACCACGGCGACGCGCGTCGAACTGCTGGTCGATGGCGCGGCCACCTACGATGCCTTGATCGCGGCGATCCGCACCGCGCGCCACCACGTGCATCTCGAGTACTACATCTACACGCCGGATCGCAGCGGTACTGCGCTGCGCGATGCCTTGATCGAGCGAGCGCGCGCAGGCGTGAAGGTGCGACTGCTGCTGGACGCGGTCGGAAGCTCCAAATGCAATGACGCCTTCTTCGCCGAATTGCTGGCCGCCGGCGGCGAACTGGCCTGGTTCCATCCGATGCGTTTCGGCCAGGTATGGAAGCGGCCGTGGTTGAACCTGCGTACCCACCGCAAGATCGTGGTGGTCGATGGCCGCATCGGGTTCGCCGGCGGCATCAACATCACCGACGAGGAGAACGAACGCCTGCGCGCGGACGCTTACCGCGACCTGCATGTGCAGGTGGATGGCGATGCCGTGCGCGCGCTGCAGCTGGTCTTCGTCGAGGACTGGGCGTATGCCACCGGCAACCGCGATTTCATCGGCGACGTTGCCAGGGCGATGCCGCCACCTGAGCGCGGGCCGATCCCGACGCAGGTCATCACCTCCGGCCCGGATTCGGACTGGGAGGCGATCCACCGCCTGCATGTGGGCGCGATCCACGCGGCCAAGCGCCGGGTCTGGCTGGTCACGCCGTACTTCGTGCCCGGGGAGGCTGCGATGATGGCGCTGACTTCCGCTGCGCTCGGTGGCCTGGACGTGCGCCTGCTGGTGCCCAAGCAGAGCGACAGCAAGTTGGTCACCTTCGCCGCCCGCTCCTACTTCGATACCCTGCTCGCGGCCGGGGTCAAGGTCTACGAATATGGCCCGCGCATGCTGCACACCAAGGCCCTGCTGGTCGACGACGATCTCGCCCTGATCGGCAGCGCCAACTTCGACCATCGCAGCTTCCGCCTCAATTTCGAGATCTGCCTGCTGTTCCGCGATGCCGACGTGGCCGCCGACCTCGCGAAACTGATCGAGCGCGAATTCGCGAACGCGCCGCGCGCTCGCGACGACCGCGACCGCTCCTTCTGGCGCGCGCGCCTGCCGGAGGCGTTCGCACGGCTGCTGTCGCCCTTGCTCTGA
- a CDS encoding biopolymer transporter ExbD produces MAFSSGNDSGGPMAEINVTPLVDVMLVLLIIFMITTPLMNHRVKVQLPEAVVDKKEENKKIPPVTIAVTESGALFWNDEPATRQLLESELSVEAQKSPQPPVNIRADKTTPYRLVNDVVKIAQAQGIAKVGFVTTPPKKGQ; encoded by the coding sequence ATGGCCTTCAGTTCCGGTAACGACAGCGGCGGCCCCATGGCCGAGATCAACGTCACGCCCCTCGTGGACGTGATGTTGGTGCTGCTGATCATCTTCATGATCACCACCCCGCTGATGAACCACCGGGTCAAGGTGCAGCTGCCGGAAGCGGTGGTCGACAAGAAGGAAGAGAACAAGAAGATCCCGCCGGTCACCATCGCGGTGACCGAATCGGGCGCCTTGTTCTGGAACGACGAGCCGGCGACCCGGCAGCTGCTGGAAAGCGAGCTGTCGGTCGAGGCACAGAAGAGCCCGCAGCCGCCGGTGAATATCCGCGCAGACAAGACCACGCCGTATCGCCTGGTCAACGACGTGGTGAAGATCGCGCAGGCCCAGGGCATCGCCAAGGTCGGCTTCGTGACCACGCCGCCGAAGAAAGGCCAGTAA
- a CDS encoding SLC13 family permease, with protein MVTNPLLFSQLAFGLILIGGLYLFITEKLRVDVTAMLILLALVLTGVLDSKQALSGFASEPAIIVAAVFVISGGLAATGVSEHIGAWIGRAGGGSEWRTIAVVMPVVALLAAFTHHVMVTAMMLPLLLRHARDRQMPASRLLMPMSLAASLGTTLTLVSAPAFLLANDQLKRAGTEGLGIFSITPIGIALVVVGTVYMLLTRWILPKRSGEGGDDDYLRLGRYRTELLVVPGGQWATRTLADMQKAMGKSVSVHGWLRDGQRRDDLTPASPLLAGDILLVEAGADELMSLHDDPGLDLNAIARYGDSLDGEGKLQLVQTVVAPGSEFLGRTIRELDFSKQFHAVIVGLWRRTGPVAERLSDARLREGDLLVLWGRSNRFAELATHHGFLLLAPFAGEAKRRLRAPLALAILGATILAAATEWLPAPLAFLLGAVAMVVTRCVDINQAYREIDVRIFVMIAGVIPLGIAMEQTGTADLLAQGMSHVIAGWPVLAMLLVMFSVAALLTQIMSDAATTALLGPIAIALAQLLDLPPTPFVVCTALGAVVAFLTPIGHHGNLLILGPGQYRFGDFLRVGLPLTVLIALVSAWMARWLWLGGPLLPHFG; from the coding sequence ATGGTCACCAATCCACTCCTGTTCTCGCAACTCGCCTTCGGCCTGATCCTGATCGGCGGCCTGTACCTGTTCATCACCGAGAAGCTGCGGGTCGACGTCACCGCCATGCTGATCCTGCTGGCATTGGTGCTGACCGGCGTGCTGGACAGCAAGCAGGCGCTGTCCGGCTTCGCCAGCGAACCGGCGATCATCGTCGCCGCGGTGTTCGTGATCTCCGGCGGCCTGGCCGCCACCGGGGTCAGCGAGCATATCGGCGCCTGGATCGGCCGCGCCGGCGGCGGCAGCGAATGGCGCACGATCGCGGTGGTGATGCCAGTGGTGGCGCTGCTGGCCGCCTTCACCCACCACGTGATGGTCACTGCGATGATGCTGCCGCTGTTGCTGCGGCATGCGCGCGACCGCCAGATGCCCGCATCGCGTTTGTTGATGCCGATGTCGCTGGCGGCCTCACTGGGTACCACCTTGACCCTGGTCAGCGCACCCGCCTTCCTGCTGGCCAACGACCAGCTGAAACGCGCCGGCACGGAAGGCCTGGGCATCTTCTCGATCACCCCGATCGGCATCGCGCTGGTGGTGGTCGGCACCGTGTACATGCTGCTGACCCGCTGGATCCTGCCCAAGCGCAGCGGCGAGGGCGGCGATGACGATTACCTGCGCCTCGGCCGCTACCGCACCGAGCTGCTGGTGGTGCCAGGCGGGCAATGGGCCACGCGCACCCTGGCCGACATGCAGAAGGCGATGGGCAAGTCGGTCTCCGTGCACGGCTGGCTGCGCGACGGCCAGCGCCGCGACGACCTGACTCCGGCCAGTCCACTGCTGGCCGGCGACATCCTGCTGGTCGAGGCCGGTGCCGACGAACTGATGTCGCTGCACGACGATCCGGGCCTGGATCTCAACGCCATCGCCCGCTATGGCGACAGTCTGGACGGCGAGGGCAAGCTGCAGCTGGTGCAGACGGTGGTGGCGCCCGGCTCGGAATTCCTCGGCCGCACCATTCGCGAACTGGATTTCTCCAAGCAGTTCCATGCGGTGATCGTGGGCCTGTGGCGACGCACCGGCCCGGTGGCCGAACGCCTGTCCGATGCCCGCCTGCGCGAAGGCGACCTGCTGGTGCTGTGGGGCCGCTCCAACCGTTTCGCCGAACTGGCCACCCACCACGGCTTCCTGCTGCTGGCGCCGTTCGCCGGCGAGGCCAAGCGCCGCCTGCGCGCGCCGCTGGCGCTGGCGATCCTGGGCGCCACCATCCTCGCCGCCGCCACCGAATGGCTGCCGGCGCCACTGGCCTTCCTGCTCGGCGCGGTGGCGATGGTCGTCACCCGCTGCGTGGACATCAACCAGGCGTATCGCGAGATCGACGTGCGCATCTTCGTGATGATCGCCGGCGTCATTCCGCTTGGCATCGCGATGGAGCAGACCGGCACCGCCGACCTGCTGGCGCAAGGCATGTCGCACGTGATCGCCGGCTGGCCGGTGCTGGCGATGCTGCTGGTGATGTTCTCGGTGGCCGCGCTGCTCACCCAGATCATGAGCGATGCCGCCACCACCGCCCTGCTCGGGCCGATCGCGATCGCGCTGGCCCAGCTGCTCGACTTGCCGCCCACTCCGTTCGTGGTGTGCACCGCGCTGGGTGCCGTGGTCGCCTTCCTGACCCCGATCGGCCACCACGGCAACCTGCTGATCCTCGGCCCCGGTCAATACCGCTTCGGCGACTTCCTGCGCGTCGGCCTGCCATTGACCGTGCTGATCGCCCTGGTCAGCGCGTGGATGGCGCGCTGGCTGTGGCTGGGCGGCCCGCTGCTGCCGCATTTCGGATGA
- a CDS encoding pirin family protein yields the protein MTILVSPRVHDLGGFQVRRAVPSLQARSVGPFVFVDHMGPALFEPGRGIDVRPHPHIGLATVTYLWAGAMRHRDTLGSLQDILPGDVNWMTAGRGIAHSERTPPEPRAHGFAIHGMQTWVALPKSDEETAPSFHHHPASTLPARDHAGAQLRVIAGRGFGMESPVKVFADTFNVAVDLAPDAELVIEAEAEERALYVLEGEAQLDGSDIPEKHLLVLDRGARHVLRAKTPLKAMLFGGEPLDGPRHLWWNFVSSSKERIEQAKADWDSGAFGLIPEDDQERIPLPDR from the coding sequence ATGACGATCTTGGTCAGCCCACGCGTCCACGATCTCGGCGGTTTCCAGGTGCGGCGCGCCGTACCCAGCCTGCAGGCGCGCAGCGTCGGCCCGTTCGTGTTCGTCGACCACATGGGCCCGGCGTTGTTCGAACCCGGCCGCGGCATCGATGTCCGCCCGCATCCGCATATCGGCCTGGCCACGGTGACCTATCTATGGGCGGGGGCGATGCGGCATCGCGACACCCTGGGCAGCCTGCAGGACATCCTGCCCGGCGACGTCAACTGGATGACCGCCGGCCGCGGCATCGCCCATTCGGAACGCACCCCGCCCGAGCCGCGCGCGCATGGCTTCGCCATCCACGGCATGCAGACCTGGGTGGCGCTGCCGAAGTCCGACGAGGAAACCGCGCCATCCTTCCACCACCACCCGGCATCGACGCTACCCGCGCGCGACCACGCCGGCGCGCAACTGCGGGTGATCGCCGGACGCGGTTTCGGCATGGAATCGCCGGTGAAGGTGTTCGCCGATACGTTCAACGTGGCGGTCGATCTTGCGCCCGATGCCGAACTCGTGATCGAAGCCGAAGCCGAGGAACGCGCGCTGTACGTGCTGGAAGGCGAGGCGCAACTGGACGGCAGCGATATCCCGGAGAAACACCTGCTGGTGCTGGATCGAGGCGCGCGCCATGTGCTGCGCGCGAAAACGCCGCTGAAGGCGATGCTGTTCGGCGGTGAACCGCTGGACGGCCCGCGCCACCTGTGGTGGAACTTCGTGTCGTCCTCGAAGGAACGCATCGAACAGGCCAAGGCCGATTGGGACAGCGGCGCGTTCGGCCTGATTCCCGAGGACGATCAGGAACGGATTCCGCTACCGGATCGCTGA
- a CDS encoding class 1 fructose-bisphosphatase, with amino-acid sequence MSSTTISLTRFLIEEQRAGRINPDLRLLVEVVARACKRISIAVGKGALGGVLGDALSAGEASINVQGEAQKKLDVLSNEILMEANAWGGHLAGLASEEMDTSHPIPDKYPRGNYLLLFDPLDGSSNIDVNISVGTIFSVLRCPDGVTNPGDEHFLQPGSAQVAAGYCTYGPSTMLVLTVGHGTHAFTLDREVGSFVLTTRGMKIPEETREFAVNVSNQRFWEAPMQAYVGDMLAGKEGPRGKDFNMRWVASMVADVHRILTRGGIFSYPLDSKCAPKGGKLRLMYEANPMSLLVEQAGGAASTGRMRMLDVQPTGLHMRVPVFMGSKAEVETAVRYHAEHDAP; translated from the coding sequence ATGTCGTCCACGACCATTTCGCTGACCCGCTTCCTGATCGAGGAGCAGCGCGCCGGCCGCATCAATCCCGACCTGCGCCTGCTGGTCGAAGTCGTCGCCCGTGCCTGCAAGCGCATCTCGATCGCGGTCGGCAAGGGCGCGCTGGGCGGCGTGCTCGGCGATGCGCTGAGCGCCGGCGAGGCCAGCATCAACGTGCAGGGCGAGGCGCAGAAGAAGCTTGACGTGCTCAGCAACGAAATCCTGATGGAAGCCAATGCCTGGGGCGGCCACCTGGCCGGGTTGGCCTCGGAGGAGATGGATACCTCGCACCCGATCCCGGACAAATACCCGCGCGGCAACTACCTGTTGCTGTTCGATCCCCTGGACGGCAGCTCCAACATCGACGTCAACATCTCGGTCGGCACCATCTTCTCGGTGCTGCGTTGCCCGGACGGCGTGACCAATCCGGGCGACGAACATTTCCTGCAGCCCGGCAGCGCCCAGGTCGCGGCCGGTTACTGCACCTACGGGCCCAGCACGATGCTGGTGCTGACCGTGGGCCACGGCACCCATGCCTTCACCCTGGACCGCGAAGTCGGTTCATTCGTGCTGACCACGCGTGGCATGAAGATTCCGGAAGAAACTAGGGAATTCGCGGTCAACGTGTCCAACCAGCGTTTCTGGGAAGCGCCGATGCAGGCCTATGTCGGCGACATGCTGGCCGGCAAGGAAGGCCCGCGCGGCAAGGACTTCAACATGCGCTGGGTGGCCAGCATGGTCGCCGACGTGCACCGCATCCTCACCCGCGGCGGCATCTTCAGCTATCCGCTGGACAGCAAGTGCGCCCCCAAGGGCGGCAAGCTGCGGCTGATGTACGAAGCCAACCCGATGAGCCTGCTGGTCGAACAGGCCGGCGGCGCGGCCAGCACCGGCCGCATGCGCATGCTGGACGTACAGCCCACCGGCCTGCATATGCGGGTGCCGGTGTTCATGGGCAGCAAGGCGGAAGTCGAAACCGCGGTGCGCTACCACGCCGAACACGACGCGCCCTGA
- a CDS encoding PAS domain S-box protein has product MPPHQADDQDEARFRLAMASAGIGMAIVSLEGRFVDVNPALCRMLGRDGNELVGLLVHDISHPVDLPLSEQLRRDLMSGAQPSVDAEKRYLHRDGHAIDVLLNAALMRDATGAPRYFISQFRDVTAQRTAERELRDLNEHLEERVRERTAALEAAQRRLEVFAHGVSHDLRAPLRTIDGFAMQLERNAGDALDAPGREQLARIRSASARMGSLIESLLELARIGRAQLRPGPVDVSLLAEWAAAELHDMQPDRATRIHVQPGLEVIGDERLLKILLTQLLRNAWQFSASREIVAVEVEGVRDDHGLHFVVRDHGIGFDMAYAGKLFEPFQRLHSGEQGAGDGIGLTIAQQIVGRHHGGIRAEAVPDAGASFHVELRDLPRAGDGTQPDDGAMGARAA; this is encoded by the coding sequence ATGCCCCCGCACCAGGCCGACGACCAAGACGAAGCGCGTTTCCGCCTGGCCATGGCCTCGGCAGGGATCGGCATGGCCATCGTGTCGCTGGAAGGGCGATTCGTCGACGTCAACCCGGCCTTGTGCCGAATGTTGGGTCGCGACGGAAACGAGCTTGTCGGCCTGCTGGTGCACGACATCAGCCATCCAGTCGACCTGCCATTGAGCGAGCAATTGCGCCGGGACCTGATGTCGGGGGCACAGCCTTCGGTGGATGCGGAGAAACGCTACCTGCATCGCGATGGGCATGCGATCGACGTGCTGTTGAACGCCGCACTGATGCGCGATGCGACGGGCGCACCGCGCTATTTCATCTCCCAGTTCCGGGACGTGACCGCACAGCGCACGGCGGAACGTGAGTTGCGCGATCTCAACGAGCATCTTGAAGAACGGGTGCGCGAACGTACCGCCGCGCTGGAAGCGGCGCAACGACGACTGGAAGTCTTCGCGCACGGGGTCTCGCATGACCTGCGCGCACCGTTACGGACGATCGACGGTTTCGCCATGCAACTGGAACGGAATGCCGGGGATGCGTTGGATGCGCCGGGCCGCGAACAGCTGGCGCGCATCCGCAGCGCGAGTGCGCGCATGGGTTCGCTGATCGAAAGCTTGCTGGAACTGGCGCGGATCGGTCGCGCGCAATTGCGGCCGGGACCGGTGGATGTCAGCCTGCTGGCGGAATGGGCGGCCGCCGAGCTGCACGACATGCAGCCGGATCGAGCGACGCGAATCCATGTTCAGCCAGGGCTGGAAGTGATCGGCGACGAGCGCTTGCTGAAGATCCTGCTCACGCAATTGCTGCGCAATGCCTGGCAGTTCTCCGCCAGTCGCGAAATCGTGGCGGTGGAGGTCGAGGGTGTGCGCGACGACCATGGCCTGCATTTCGTGGTTCGTGACCATGGCATCGGTTTCGACATGGCGTATGCCGGCAAACTGTTCGAACCGTTCCAACGCTTGCACAGCGGCGAACAGGGCGCGGGCGATGGCATTGGCCTGACCATCGCCCAGCAGATCGTCGGCCGGCATCACGGCGGGATCCGCGCGGAGGCGGTGCCGGATGCCGGTGCGAGCTTCCACGTGGAACTGCGCGACCTGCCGCGTGCGGGCGATGGAACACAACCAGACGATGGCGCGATGGGGGCGCGGGCGGCATGA
- a CDS encoding PA0069 family radical SAM protein: protein MSRDEPPVDARKAERPTKGRGAASRVAGRFEKREFRGEDDGWGSVYEDLAEAPKPRTTVSIERARSIISRNQSPDIGFSQSVNPYRGCEHGCVYCFARPSHAYLDLSPGLDFETKLFAKTNAAELLRAELAKPGYVPAPIALGINTDGWQPIERDHGISRACLEVLLETKHPLSIVTKGSAITRDIDLLAQLAQHGLVSAFVSVTTLDNVLSSKLEPRAAAPHTRLKMIAALRDAGVPVGVLVAPVIPMITDKHLEHILEAAFEAGARAAGYVLLRLPHELKEVWREWLRLHYPERAEHVMSLIRQMRGGKDYDSAFGSRMRGQGPFAELIAMRFGKTRNRLGFGSLPPLRTDMFVAPRKITPQGELF from the coding sequence ATGTCGCGTGACGAACCACCCGTAGATGCGCGCAAGGCCGAGCGGCCGACCAAGGGCCGCGGTGCGGCTTCGCGCGTGGCCGGACGTTTCGAGAAGCGCGAATTCCGCGGCGAGGACGATGGCTGGGGTTCGGTTTACGAAGACCTGGCCGAGGCGCCGAAACCGCGGACCACGGTCAGCATCGAACGCGCGCGCAGCATCATCAGCCGCAACCAGTCGCCGGATATCGGCTTCAGCCAATCGGTCAATCCGTATCGCGGTTGCGAACATGGCTGCGTGTATTGCTTCGCGCGGCCGTCGCACGCCTATCTCGATCTTTCGCCCGGCCTCGATTTCGAGACGAAGCTGTTCGCGAAGACCAATGCCGCCGAGTTGCTGCGCGCTGAGCTGGCGAAGCCCGGTTACGTGCCGGCACCGATCGCACTCGGCATCAATACCGATGGCTGGCAGCCGATCGAACGCGACCACGGCATCAGTCGCGCCTGCCTTGAAGTGTTGCTGGAAACGAAGCATCCGCTCAGCATCGTGACCAAGGGCAGCGCGATCACCCGCGACATCGATCTGTTGGCGCAATTGGCACAACACGGGTTGGTCAGTGCGTTCGTGTCGGTGACCACGCTGGACAACGTGTTGTCATCGAAACTGGAACCGCGCGCCGCCGCGCCGCATACGCGGTTGAAGATGATCGCGGCCTTGCGTGATGCGGGCGTACCGGTTGGTGTGCTGGTCGCACCGGTGATCCCGATGATCACCGACAAGCACCTGGAACATATCCTCGAAGCCGCATTCGAGGCCGGTGCGCGCGCGGCTGGCTATGTGCTGCTCCGCTTGCCGCATGAATTGAAGGAAGTCTGGCGCGAATGGCTGCGCCTGCACTATCCCGAGCGCGCCGAACACGTGATGAGCCTGATCCGGCAGATGCGCGGCGGCAAGGATTACGACAGCGCGTTCGGTAGCCGCATGCGCGGTCAGGGGCCGTTCGCCGAGCTGATCGCGATGCGTTTCGGCAAGACTCGCAACCGGCTCGGTTTCGGGTCGTTGCCGCCATTGCGCACGGATATGTTCGTGGCGCCACGCAAGATCACCCCACAGGGTGAATTGTTCTGA